One genomic window of Stigmatella ashevillena includes the following:
- a CDS encoding FHA domain-containing protein, producing the protein MISVKELRALGTSLPLEGFRRQLGPFALIQRPPSEDPTAGANTTRVADPKVIEQGIVSLLFEFDELIVALLPPLEATDALTIGRITGNDLVLEDGSVSKQHAKLHWSQSERRCTVKDMGSRNGTFLNGTLIMDREVTLRDGDILSFGHVQFWFLLSETLHARLRGELAGARRK; encoded by the coding sequence ATGATTTCGGTCAAGGAATTGCGAGCACTCGGCACCTCTCTCCCATTGGAGGGCTTCCGCCGCCAGTTGGGCCCCTTCGCGCTCATCCAGCGCCCGCCCAGCGAGGACCCCACGGCGGGGGCGAACACCACCCGGGTGGCGGATCCCAAGGTGATTGAGCAGGGCATCGTCTCGCTCCTGTTCGAGTTCGACGAGCTCATCGTCGCCCTGCTGCCCCCGCTGGAGGCGACCGACGCGCTGACCATTGGCCGCATCACCGGAAACGATCTGGTGCTGGAGGATGGCTCGGTGTCCAAGCAGCACGCGAAGCTGCACTGGAGCCAGTCCGAGCGCCGGTGCACGGTGAAGGACATGGGCTCGCGCAACGGCACCTTCCTCAACGGGACGCTCATCATGGACCGAGAGGTGACGCTGCGGGATGGCGACATCCTGAGCTTCGGCCACGTGCAGTTCTGGTTCCTGTTGAGCGAGACCCTGCACGCGCGGCTTCGCGGAGAGCTGGCGGGGGCACGCCGCAAGTAG
- a CDS encoding competence/damage-inducible protein A produces the protein MERTGAAAVIIGNEVLTAKVVDANGPLLIRRLRELGIPLRSVEIVPDDVDIIIESIARARARAAYVFTSGGIGPTHDDVTVRAVALALGRQVVRLPEMVELVRKRSENPTAEAMRLADAPEGAELLYQEGSWLPVLTVNNIFLLPGVPQLFKLQLETVLSRLRGTPVHLCNLYLRLGESSIAAVLDRVALDMPHVAIGSYPVFDATLDYRVKVTIEAPEVSPVEQAVARIRGGLPADAIIRQE, from the coding sequence ATGGAGCGTACCGGCGCAGCGGCGGTCATCATCGGCAACGAAGTCCTCACCGCGAAGGTGGTGGATGCCAACGGGCCTCTGCTCATCCGGCGGTTGAGGGAGCTGGGCATTCCCCTGCGTTCGGTGGAGATCGTCCCGGACGACGTGGACATCATCATCGAGTCCATTGCGCGGGCGCGGGCGCGGGCCGCCTACGTCTTCACCAGCGGGGGCATTGGCCCCACGCACGACGACGTCACCGTGCGGGCGGTGGCGCTGGCCCTGGGGCGCCAGGTGGTGCGCTTGCCGGAGATGGTGGAGCTGGTGCGCAAGCGGTCCGAGAACCCCACGGCCGAGGCCATGCGGTTGGCGGATGCGCCCGAGGGGGCGGAGCTGCTGTACCAGGAGGGCAGCTGGCTGCCGGTGCTGACGGTGAACAACATCTTCCTGCTGCCCGGGGTGCCCCAGCTCTTCAAGCTGCAACTGGAGACGGTGCTGTCCCGGCTACGGGGCACGCCCGTGCACCTGTGCAACCTGTACCTGCGGCTGGGCGAGAGCTCGATCGCGGCCGTGCTGGACCGGGTGGCGCTCGACATGCCCCACGTGGCCATCGGCTCCTACCCGGTGTTCGATGCCACGCTGGACTACCGGGTGAAGGTGACCATCGAGGCGCCCGAGGTGTCGCCCGTGGAGCAGGCCGTGGCGCGCATCCGCGGCGGCCTGCCCGCGGATGCGATCATCCGCCAGGAGTAG
- a CDS encoding FHA domain-containing protein — MLLVREVRALAGNLQKEDFLRQVGPFALVRHPPDPVVERLSMRLGVHRTRVSRSPASAKMLMAELLQHLDDLGVATLPPIQGSDALHIGRLPDNDLVVDDPSVSKRHAVLRWDALARRCMLTDMGSRNGTLINAEYIRDANALVSDGDMLSFGDTEFCFLETLSLLSMLQTAHYA; from the coding sequence ATGCTTCTGGTTCGCGAGGTCCGAGCCCTGGCGGGCAATCTCCAGAAGGAGGACTTCCTACGGCAGGTCGGGCCCTTCGCGCTGGTGAGGCATCCGCCGGATCCCGTCGTGGAGCGGCTGTCGATGCGGCTCGGCGTCCACCGCACGCGGGTGTCGCGCTCCCCAGCCTCCGCGAAGATGCTCATGGCGGAGCTGCTCCAGCACTTGGACGATCTCGGGGTGGCCACCCTTCCCCCCATCCAGGGCAGCGACGCACTGCACATCGGCCGCTTGCCGGACAACGATCTGGTCGTGGACGACCCCTCCGTCTCCAAACGCCATGCGGTGTTGCGCTGGGATGCGCTGGCGCGCCGGTGCATGCTGACGGACATGGGCTCCCGCAATGGCACGTTGATCAACGCCGAGTACATCCGGGATGCCAATGCCCTCGTGAGCGATGGGGACATGCTGAGCTTCGGAGATACGGAATTCTGTTTCCTGGAGACGCTCAGTCTCCTGTCGATGCTGCAAACGGCGCACTACGCTTGA
- the thrC gene encoding threonine synthase has product MSASGSGFRAEYACSEGCGFRTSLWEVIYRCPRCSALLEVSHDLEALRAVPAAEWKRRFESRFGQSRLPNASGVWGKHEWVCPELPAGDIVSLGEGRVPLKPLPRMAKELGLGSLELKECGVSPTGSFKDWGMTVLVSAVKHLRARGVPLRAVACASTGDTSAALSAYCAAAGIPSVVFLPKDKVSLAQLVQPIANGARVLSLDTDFDGCMKLVQQVTEDRGLYLANSMNSLRIEGQKVVAIELCQDLGWEPPDWVVIPGGNLGNASALGKGFQMLHAMGLISRLPRLAVAQAERANPLVRSFRGGFSELEPMKAERTLASAIQIGNPVSFRRAVRVLRAFDGVVEDATESELANAAARADLEGTFTCPHTGVALAAVEKLVARRVIVPGASVAVVSTAHGLKFADFKVGYHRASLADVKSQRANPPLELPAELGAVREALASLG; this is encoded by the coding sequence ATGAGCGCCTCGGGTTCCGGGTTCCGCGCGGAGTATGCGTGCAGCGAGGGGTGTGGCTTCCGCACCTCGCTCTGGGAGGTCATCTACCGCTGCCCGCGCTGTAGCGCCTTGCTGGAAGTGTCCCACGATCTGGAAGCGCTGCGCGCCGTGCCCGCCGCCGAGTGGAAGCGCCGCTTCGAGTCCCGCTTTGGCCAGTCGCGGCTGCCGAACGCCTCGGGCGTCTGGGGCAAGCACGAGTGGGTGTGTCCCGAGTTGCCCGCCGGGGACATCGTGTCGCTGGGAGAAGGGCGCGTGCCGCTCAAGCCTTTGCCGCGCATGGCGAAGGAGTTGGGGCTGGGCAGCCTGGAGTTGAAGGAGTGCGGCGTCTCTCCCACGGGGAGCTTCAAGGACTGGGGGATGACGGTCCTCGTCTCGGCCGTGAAGCACCTGCGGGCCCGGGGCGTGCCCCTGCGGGCGGTGGCGTGCGCGTCCACAGGGGATACCTCGGCGGCGCTCTCGGCCTACTGCGCCGCGGCGGGCATTCCCTCCGTGGTCTTCCTGCCCAAGGACAAGGTGTCGCTGGCGCAGCTCGTCCAGCCCATCGCCAACGGGGCGCGCGTGCTGTCCCTGGACACGGACTTCGATGGCTGCATGAAGCTGGTGCAGCAGGTGACGGAGGACCGGGGGCTGTACCTGGCCAACTCGATGAACTCGCTGCGCATCGAGGGGCAGAAGGTGGTGGCCATCGAGCTGTGCCAGGATCTGGGCTGGGAGCCGCCGGACTGGGTGGTCATCCCGGGAGGCAACCTGGGCAACGCGAGCGCCCTGGGCAAGGGCTTCCAGATGCTGCACGCGATGGGGCTCATCTCCCGGTTGCCGAGGCTGGCCGTGGCGCAGGCCGAGCGGGCCAACCCCCTGGTGCGCTCGTTCCGGGGCGGTTTCAGCGAGCTGGAGCCCATGAAGGCGGAGCGCACCCTGGCCTCGGCCATCCAGATTGGCAACCCGGTCTCCTTCCGGCGCGCGGTGCGGGTACTCCGGGCGTTCGATGGCGTCGTCGAGGATGCCACCGAGTCCGAGCTGGCCAATGCCGCCGCCCGGGCGGACCTGGAGGGCACCTTCACCTGTCCGCACACGGGCGTGGCCCTGGCGGCGGTGGAGAAGCTGGTGGCCCGCAGGGTCATCGTCCCGGGGGCGAGCGTGGCGGTGGTGTCCACGGCGCACGGGCTCAAGTTCGCGGACTTCAAGGTGGGCTACCACCGTGCCTCCCTGGCGGATGTGAAGAGCCAGCGGGCCAATCCGCCCCTGGAGCTGCCCGCGGAGCTGGGCGCGGTCCGCGAAGCCCTGGCCTCCCTGGGGTAG
- a CDS encoding protein-L-isoaspartate(D-aspartate) O-methyltransferase, with protein sequence MGDHVLAEALAKKGIQDSRVLAAIAHLDRAAFIPESIRPSATEDIPLAIGYGQTISQPYIVALMSQALGLQGSERVLEIGTGSGYQTAVLAQLCHEVYSVEIVPALARSANTLLKALGFQNVFLRESDGAQGWPEAAPFDVIIGTAAPEAVPPRLLAQLQLGGVMVMPIGPQGGPQELLRITRSGEGKLPRVERLLPVRFVPMTGEAQSPG encoded by the coding sequence ATGGGAGACCACGTGTTGGCGGAAGCGCTGGCCAAGAAGGGGATTCAGGATTCCCGTGTGCTGGCGGCCATCGCGCACCTGGATCGCGCCGCGTTCATTCCGGAGTCCATCCGTCCTTCCGCCACCGAGGACATCCCGTTGGCGATTGGCTACGGGCAGACCATCAGCCAGCCGTACATCGTGGCCTTGATGTCCCAGGCGCTGGGCCTGCAAGGAAGCGAGCGGGTGCTGGAGATTGGAACGGGCTCGGGCTACCAGACGGCTGTCCTCGCCCAGCTGTGCCATGAGGTCTACTCGGTCGAGATCGTCCCCGCGCTTGCCCGCTCCGCAAACACCCTCCTGAAGGCGCTGGGGTTTCAGAACGTCTTCCTGCGCGAGTCCGACGGGGCGCAGGGCTGGCCCGAGGCCGCGCCATTCGATGTCATCATCGGCACGGCGGCCCCGGAGGCCGTACCTCCCCGGCTTCTGGCCCAGCTTCAACTGGGTGGTGTCATGGTCATGCCCATCGGCCCTCAGGGCGGCCCTCAGGAATTGCTGCGCATCACCCGCTCCGGGGAGGGGAAGTTGCCTCGGGTCGAGCGCCTGCTGCCCGTGCGGTTCGTGCCCATGACGGGCGAAGCCCAATCTCCGGGATAG
- a CDS encoding SH3 domain-containing protein, with product MRAWNRAVRPWAGMLLGVLLLTACGDAQEMVVLHEALELRDDPREEAPVAGKLPLGTRVKVQPSRPWEDAAWRRVMTPQGMRWTKLEGLAPFPLQGEARFVWQEELPVHSTPDPSARIVETLKLGEDIHLLSAQVPGAAGYTGVIRQGTLLGFAEASGLGTEKPTVENLLASARGLLKQGDFPQAMQRARSARALAEGAGRSGALVDALERAGMEPESLQAEFEFSEKARGTETPRSGTKGWVIPSRVHLREGADLRDTIFTVLSADAAVEVLDIQPPWAHVALATQQTSWMAVDLGDFAEVRSGKVRRATFFTQQRSQDRGYLPISSLQAKRLSPAEQQAKALTLEPGDARLELLKRAVALADPGELSQVAPALIDDAFQEERYRLAVAAALRLKAAGPKNGATARKEWKLEAVTSLYGCTGHPLEARVEQVEFALGAEFPKPQGTVCAQVSGLESPCDVCLSNLSDYDAEARQHVLRDKAGVDTLLSEHEEIITQHLKDSSRLENLYAKPSRMRVSVKPGSGLSSQTLYLFELPLEVNRYQDKAVLTPAFREARMAEVLLPLGSGEGRWEYWMSTLQWEDSVHGALFAGDATAAWKVMQDFAQALKKEPETFLGRNESQGVVYALHISRHCGKCPTRQKPLHGR from the coding sequence ATGCGTGCTTGGAATCGTGCCGTCCGGCCCTGGGCGGGGATGCTGCTGGGGGTGTTGCTCCTCACCGCCTGCGGGGACGCCCAGGAGATGGTCGTCCTTCATGAGGCGCTGGAACTCCGGGACGACCCCCGCGAGGAGGCGCCCGTGGCCGGAAAGCTGCCCCTGGGCACCCGGGTGAAGGTCCAACCCTCCCGCCCCTGGGAGGATGCGGCGTGGCGCCGGGTGATGACCCCGCAGGGGATGCGCTGGACGAAGCTCGAGGGGCTCGCGCCCTTTCCGCTCCAGGGCGAAGCACGCTTCGTCTGGCAGGAGGAGCTTCCCGTCCACTCCACCCCGGACCCCTCGGCGCGCATCGTCGAGACCCTGAAGCTGGGAGAGGACATCCACCTGCTGTCGGCCCAGGTCCCCGGCGCGGCCGGGTACACCGGCGTGATTCGCCAGGGCACGCTGCTGGGCTTCGCGGAGGCGTCCGGTCTCGGTACGGAGAAGCCCACGGTGGAAAACCTCCTGGCCAGCGCCCGAGGGCTGCTCAAGCAGGGGGACTTCCCACAAGCGATGCAACGGGCCCGGTCCGCGAGGGCGCTGGCCGAGGGCGCTGGACGCAGTGGGGCCCTGGTCGATGCGCTGGAGCGCGCCGGGATGGAGCCAGAGTCGCTCCAAGCGGAGTTCGAGTTCAGCGAGAAGGCACGCGGCACGGAGACCCCCCGCTCGGGCACCAAGGGCTGGGTCATTCCTTCCCGGGTCCACCTCCGGGAAGGCGCGGACCTCCGGGACACCATCTTCACCGTGCTATCGGCGGACGCGGCGGTGGAGGTGCTGGACATCCAGCCGCCCTGGGCGCATGTGGCGCTCGCGACGCAGCAAACATCCTGGATGGCGGTCGACCTGGGGGACTTCGCCGAGGTTCGCAGTGGAAAGGTCCGGCGCGCCACCTTCTTCACCCAGCAGCGCAGCCAGGACCGGGGCTACCTGCCCATCTCCTCGCTCCAGGCCAAGCGCCTGAGCCCCGCCGAGCAACAGGCCAAGGCCCTGACGCTGGAGCCTGGCGACGCCCGGCTCGAACTGCTCAAGCGCGCCGTGGCACTCGCGGACCCGGGCGAGCTTTCCCAGGTGGCCCCGGCGCTCATCGACGACGCTTTCCAAGAGGAGCGGTACCGGCTGGCGGTCGCCGCGGCCCTGCGGCTGAAGGCGGCTGGCCCGAAGAACGGCGCCACGGCCCGCAAGGAGTGGAAGCTCGAAGCGGTCACCAGCCTCTATGGCTGCACGGGCCATCCCCTGGAAGCGCGCGTTGAGCAGGTGGAGTTCGCGCTGGGGGCGGAGTTCCCCAAGCCCCAGGGCACGGTCTGTGCCCAGGTCTCCGGCCTGGAGTCCCCGTGCGATGTGTGCCTCTCGAATCTCTCCGACTACGATGCCGAGGCGCGTCAACACGTCCTGCGCGACAAGGCGGGCGTCGACACCCTGCTCAGCGAGCACGAGGAGATCATCACCCAACACTTGAAGGACTCCTCGCGGCTGGAGAACCTCTACGCCAAGCCCTCGCGGATGCGGGTGAGCGTGAAGCCGGGCTCGGGGCTCTCCTCTCAAACGCTCTACCTGTTCGAGCTGCCGCTGGAGGTGAACCGCTACCAGGACAAGGCCGTGCTCACCCCGGCCTTCCGGGAGGCGCGCATGGCGGAAGTCCTCCTGCCCCTCGGCTCGGGAGAGGGCCGCTGGGAGTACTGGATGAGCACGCTCCAGTGGGAGGACTCGGTCCATGGCGCGCTCTTCGCGGGGGATGCCACGGCCGCCTGGAAAGTCATGCAGGACTTCGCCCAGGCGTTGAAGAAGGAGCCGGAGACGTTCCTGGGCCGCAACGAGTCCCAGGGCGTGGTGTACGCGTTGCACATCTCTCGGCACTGCGGAAAGTGCCCCACGCGTCAGAAGCCCCTCCACGGTCGGTGA
- a CDS encoding fatty acid desaturase — protein sequence MNTSADASRYPKDTRARTHSINYAIRKEEHRLRMRHAWLQYQSQMGLGFLLASLAAMAGIASLYLRGHLAWWLTLPLMALPLSIVHELEHDLIHHLYFRNHPWFQNLLMGVTWVCKLGMNPWTRRELHLNHHKVSGQREDIEERIMGLGIRSLLLRLVLTASPLSSTLLLLEIRRDVPGFQPRKLLAGLLPSLLIADLLLALALLYGVSTDFSPAESSGMLPAWGWPWVRGAVTLWVLPNALRQGCLALISSYSHYYEDIPQGDVFFQNQILHHPMVWPLNLFAFNFGKTHIIHHFVANQPFYLRQLVSSVALEELKKQGARINDFGVISRANRWGNPRYSILNS from the coding sequence ATGAATACCAGCGCCGACGCGTCCCGATACCCCAAGGACACCCGGGCGCGCACCCACAGCATCAACTACGCCATCCGGAAGGAAGAGCACCGCCTCCGGATGCGGCACGCCTGGCTCCAGTACCAAAGCCAGATGGGTCTGGGCTTCCTTCTGGCCAGCCTGGCGGCGATGGCAGGGATCGCCTCTCTTTATTTGAGAGGACATCTCGCCTGGTGGTTGACCCTTCCGCTGATGGCGCTGCCCCTGTCCATCGTCCATGAGCTCGAACACGATCTCATCCACCACCTCTATTTCCGGAACCACCCCTGGTTCCAGAACCTCCTCATGGGGGTGACCTGGGTGTGCAAGCTGGGCATGAACCCGTGGACGCGGCGCGAGCTCCACCTCAACCACCACAAGGTGAGTGGCCAGCGGGAGGACATCGAGGAGCGAATCATGGGGCTGGGCATCCGGAGCCTGCTCTTGCGGCTGGTGCTCACGGCCTCGCCGCTGAGCAGCACCTTGCTGCTCCTGGAGATCCGCCGGGATGTGCCCGGCTTCCAGCCCCGGAAACTCCTCGCGGGGCTGCTGCCCTCCCTGTTGATCGCCGACCTGCTCCTGGCACTCGCCTTGCTCTACGGGGTGTCCACCGACTTCTCCCCAGCAGAGTCTTCCGGGATGCTGCCCGCCTGGGGGTGGCCGTGGGTCCGAGGGGCCGTGACGCTCTGGGTGCTGCCCAACGCCCTGCGGCAGGGCTGCCTGGCGCTCATCTCCTCATACAGCCACTACTACGAGGACATCCCCCAGGGTGATGTCTTCTTCCAGAACCAGATCCTCCACCATCCGATGGTGTGGCCGCTCAACCTCTTCGCCTTCAACTTCGGCAAGACGCACATCATCCACCACTTCGTGGCCAACCAGCCGTTCTACTTGCGGCAACTGGTCTCGTCCGTGGCGCTCGAGGAGTTGAAGAAGCAAGGCGCGCGCATCAATGACTTTGGCGTCATCTCGCGCGCCAACCGGTGGGGCAACCCCCGCTATTCGATCTTGAACTCCTGA
- the recG gene encoding ATP-dependent DNA helicase RecG: protein MSHPLSSLVGPLRYACQRDFAQLSTVRDLRGLLERALAGASGVDAQALSVLRAALPHVDAPVVERRKAALRRIVSALQLSGLVLPAELALVVQDAAPAREGVPRWKAAEPAPLPARPQALASAPAPRPAAKPPPAPAQTPAGAKKPAPAKKRKRAAGAEESRAEAKLLSIAPRSGPLSTPLKTLGKRLGPRLLGALDKKGLRRVGDILFLLPRCYEDRRKLKTIAELEPGGRGVTVGLVKTADYVSGRNGKRYFKAVVADRSGSIAATYFHAGPWLKSRFTVGKRLVLSGEVRASMSGREMAHPEIEPAEDLESSSVHFNRIVPVYPGFERGDQRSFREVASRVSENYAQHIEEPLPEALRKRLGLVALPEALRSIHFPPDTAHLEALDAHQSPSHRRLAFDELFFLQLGMGLKRQNVKTEQGIAFNVSGERVAKARGALPFQLTGAQARVVEELAQDMARPEPMNRLVQGDVGSGKTAVAVVASLLALQDGYQVAVMAPTEILAEQHERSFRKLLEPLGFRVGLVSAAGTAKHKREVREAVAQGEIHLAVGTHALIQGGVAFERLGLAVIDEQHRFGVLQRHSLMSKGPTPDVLVMTATPIPRTLAMTLYGDLDVSIIDELPPGRTPVATRIFNEQQRARVYESVGAEIAKGHQAYIVYPLVEESEKLDLEDATQGAEKLQQVFPQARVGLLHGRMKAEEKDAVMEAFRERRIHILVCTTVVEVGVDVPNASVMVIEAAERFGLSQLHQLRGRVGRGAAISFCYLVASLARSWESSERLAVMEQSSDGFIIAEKDLEIRGPGEFLGTRQSGLPELAVANLVRDGDLLSLAQAEARRILERDALLQAPEHQGLVKALEERWEGRLALARVG from the coding sequence GTGAGCCATCCTCTCTCCAGCCTCGTCGGCCCCCTCCGTTACGCCTGTCAGCGGGATTTCGCCCAGCTCTCCACCGTGAGGGACTTGCGCGGCCTGCTGGAGCGGGCGCTCGCGGGCGCCTCGGGGGTGGATGCCCAGGCGTTGAGCGTGCTGCGCGCCGCGCTGCCCCACGTGGATGCGCCCGTGGTGGAGCGCCGCAAGGCCGCGTTGCGGCGCATCGTGTCCGCGCTCCAGCTCAGTGGCCTGGTGCTGCCTGCCGAGCTGGCCTTGGTGGTCCAGGACGCGGCGCCAGCGCGCGAAGGGGTTCCCCGGTGGAAGGCCGCGGAACCCGCTCCGTTGCCGGCCCGCCCTCAGGCACTGGCCTCTGCGCCGGCGCCGCGGCCCGCCGCCAAGCCTCCGCCTGCCCCGGCCCAGACGCCCGCCGGGGCGAAGAAGCCCGCCCCCGCGAAGAAGCGCAAGCGCGCGGCCGGTGCCGAGGAGTCTCGCGCGGAGGCGAAGCTGCTCTCCATCGCGCCCCGCTCGGGGCCTCTGTCCACGCCGCTCAAGACGTTGGGCAAGCGGCTCGGTCCGCGGTTGTTGGGGGCGCTCGACAAGAAGGGGCTTCGGCGCGTGGGCGACATCCTCTTCCTGCTGCCGCGCTGTTACGAGGATCGGCGGAAGCTGAAGACCATCGCCGAGCTGGAGCCGGGGGGACGGGGCGTCACCGTGGGCCTCGTGAAGACGGCGGACTACGTGTCGGGCCGCAATGGCAAGCGCTACTTCAAGGCCGTGGTCGCCGACCGGTCGGGCAGCATCGCCGCCACGTATTTCCACGCGGGGCCGTGGCTCAAGAGCCGCTTCACCGTGGGCAAGCGGCTCGTGCTCTCCGGCGAAGTGCGTGCCTCCATGTCCGGACGGGAGATGGCCCACCCAGAGATCGAACCCGCGGAGGACCTGGAGTCCTCCTCCGTCCACTTCAACCGCATCGTCCCCGTCTATCCCGGCTTCGAGCGGGGGGATCAGCGCTCCTTCCGCGAGGTCGCCTCCCGCGTCAGTGAGAACTACGCCCAGCACATCGAGGAGCCGTTGCCCGAGGCGCTGCGCAAGCGGCTCGGGTTGGTGGCATTGCCCGAGGCGCTGCGCAGCATCCACTTTCCTCCGGACACCGCGCACCTGGAGGCGCTGGATGCGCACCAGAGCCCTTCTCACCGGAGGCTCGCCTTCGATGAGCTGTTCTTCCTTCAGCTCGGCATGGGCCTCAAGCGCCAGAACGTGAAGACGGAGCAGGGCATCGCCTTCAACGTCTCCGGCGAGCGGGTGGCCAAGGCCCGGGGGGCGCTGCCCTTTCAGCTCACCGGTGCCCAGGCGCGCGTCGTGGAGGAGCTGGCCCAGGACATGGCCCGGCCCGAGCCCATGAACCGGCTCGTCCAGGGCGATGTCGGCTCCGGAAAGACGGCCGTGGCCGTGGTGGCCTCGCTGCTGGCGCTCCAGGATGGCTACCAGGTGGCCGTGATGGCCCCCACGGAGATCCTCGCCGAGCAGCACGAGCGCAGCTTCCGCAAGCTCCTGGAGCCCTTGGGCTTCCGCGTGGGGCTGGTCAGCGCCGCCGGGACGGCGAAGCACAAGCGCGAGGTGCGCGAGGCCGTGGCCCAGGGGGAGATTCACCTGGCCGTGGGCACCCATGCCCTCATTCAGGGAGGCGTGGCCTTCGAGCGGCTGGGGCTCGCCGTCATCGACGAGCAGCACCGCTTTGGCGTGCTCCAGCGCCACTCGCTGATGAGCAAGGGGCCCACGCCGGATGTGCTGGTGATGACCGCCACGCCCATTCCCCGCACGCTGGCGATGACGCTCTACGGGGATCTGGACGTCTCCATCATCGATGAGCTGCCCCCGGGCCGGACCCCCGTGGCCACCCGCATCTTCAACGAGCAGCAGCGCGCCCGCGTCTACGAGTCCGTGGGCGCGGAGATCGCCAAAGGACACCAGGCCTACATCGTCTATCCGCTGGTGGAGGAGTCGGAGAAGCTCGACCTGGAGGACGCCACGCAAGGCGCGGAGAAGCTCCAGCAGGTGTTTCCCCAGGCGCGGGTGGGGCTGCTCCACGGGCGGATGAAGGCCGAGGAGAAGGACGCGGTGATGGAGGCGTTCCGCGAGCGGCGCATCCACATCCTCGTGTGCACCACCGTGGTGGAGGTGGGCGTGGACGTGCCCAATGCCTCCGTGATGGTCATCGAGGCCGCCGAGCGCTTCGGGCTCTCGCAGCTCCACCAGCTTCGCGGCCGGGTGGGGCGCGGCGCGGCCATCAGCTTCTGCTACCTGGTGGCCAGCCTGGCCCGCTCGTGGGAGTCCTCCGAGCGCCTCGCAGTGATGGAGCAGAGCAGCGATGGCTTCATCATCGCGGAGAAGGATCTGGAGATCCGCGGGCCCGGGGAGTTTCTCGGCACGCGCCAGAGCGGCCTTCCGGAGTTGGCGGTGGCCAACCTCGTCCGAGATGGGGATCTGCTCTCCCTGGCCCAGGCCGAGGCCCGGCGGATTCTCGAACGGGATGCCCTCCTTCAGGCGCCCGAGCACCAGGGGCTCGTGAAGGCCCTGGAAGAACGCTGGGAGGGCCGCCTGGCTTTGGCCCGGGTAGGTTAG
- the tmk gene encoding dTMP kinase codes for MSPLRRKPGRGRFIVLEGLDGAGTTTQAERIAAALRAEGRSVLTTREPSDGPIGTMIRQALTGRLVLPQGAGPLAPETLALLYAADRTDHLKARVLPALEAGQIVLSDRYVLSSLAYQGEALAMAWVEAVNGHAVPPDLTLFVHVSPAVAARRRAARGAAKELFEEDTLQRRIARQYEQAIRRRESQESIVRIDGEQSVEAVTEAALVEIHSVLGRKRAR; via the coding sequence GTGAGTCCCCTGCGCCGGAAGCCGGGCCGGGGGCGCTTCATCGTCCTGGAGGGGCTGGATGGGGCGGGCACCACCACGCAGGCCGAGCGCATCGCCGCCGCCCTGCGGGCCGAGGGCCGCTCCGTGCTCACCACCCGGGAGCCTTCGGATGGGCCCATCGGGACGATGATTCGTCAGGCCCTCACGGGACGGCTGGTGCTGCCCCAGGGGGCGGGGCCGCTGGCGCCGGAGACGCTGGCGCTGCTGTATGCCGCCGACCGGACGGACCACCTGAAGGCCCGGGTGCTCCCCGCGCTGGAGGCGGGGCAGATCGTCCTGAGTGACCGGTACGTGCTGTCCTCGCTGGCCTACCAGGGGGAGGCGCTGGCCATGGCCTGGGTGGAGGCGGTGAACGGGCATGCGGTGCCGCCGGACCTGACCCTGTTCGTCCACGTGTCCCCGGCGGTGGCGGCCCGGAGGAGGGCCGCGCGGGGGGCGGCAAAGGAGCTGTTCGAGGAGGACACGCTTCAGCGGCGCATTGCCCGGCAGTACGAGCAGGCCATCCGCCGACGCGAGTCCCAAGAGTCCATCGTCCGCATCGACGGGGAGCAATCTGTGGAAGCGGTGACGGAAGCGGCGCTGGTGGAGATTCACTCCGTGCTTGGACGCAAGCGCGCGCGCTAG
- the greA gene encoding transcription elongation factor GreA: MSGNIPMTPSGLRKLKEELKQLQTVERGKISREIEVARAHGDLRENAEYHAAKEKQGHIEGRILDLNDWIARAEVIDTSKLGGDKVIFGATVVLLDSETDKTVTYRIVGELEADIKKRWLAVTSPVARALIGKGVGDVALVRSPGGEREYEVQEIRFEDPADDESAPSP; this comes from the coding sequence ATGAGCGGCAACATCCCGATGACCCCCTCCGGTCTGCGGAAGCTCAAGGAGGAGCTCAAGCAGCTCCAGACCGTCGAGCGCGGGAAGATCTCTCGGGAGATCGAGGTCGCCCGGGCCCATGGAGATCTGCGCGAGAACGCCGAGTACCACGCCGCCAAGGAGAAGCAGGGGCACATCGAGGGCCGCATCCTGGACCTCAATGACTGGATTGCCCGCGCCGAGGTCATCGACACCAGCAAGCTCGGGGGTGACAAGGTCATCTTCGGGGCGACGGTGGTGCTGCTCGATTCCGAGACGGACAAGACGGTCACCTACCGCATCGTCGGGGAGCTGGAAGCCGACATCAAGAAGCGCTGGCTGGCCGTCACCTCGCCGGTGGCCCGGGCGCTGATTGGCAAAGGGGTCGGAGATGTTGCCCTCGTGCGCAGCCCAGGGGGCGAGCGGGAGTATGAGGTGCAGGAGATCCGCTTCGAGGATCCGGCGGACGACGAGTCCGCGCCTTCACCCTGA